The segment TTAAAAGTGAGTAGAAAAAGGCAAGTTACCAATCTACTGCCATCCAAACAATGCAAAATATAAGCTGATTAAGATTGttgacatttaattttttttttgttaataatgATGTGATATTTTTACCTTTTAGAAGAACATATATCAGAATCTGATTCAAGTGTTCTTGGAAAATGTATATGGTAGGCTTTGTCCAGCACTGTATGTAACTTTGTTGCTTTCTGTTGTCTAGTTtcgatttcttttaaaataaagataATTTTTGTGGGGAAGTTGCCTGTAGACTTTCTAAGATGAAGTAATGCCTAGATGGATGCTTCTCATATTCTGCCTGTGAGAAGGCATTTGGATTGAGTGTAATCCTACAAGAAGCAGCATGAGGTCATATGGATCACAGAATACAGCTCctgcctctcttggagagctgcAGTGCTCTGTAAAGGTGTTCATCTGCAGTGACTTAAAGCACATGGGAAAAGATCTTGTGCCTTCAGCCCTATTTCTTCACAGGATGGGAAGGAAGGCTTAAGCACCATTTGTccaaatagatttttttaaaataactttctgCACTTGGACAGTGATTATTCAAAGAATTATTTATTCCAGTTTATAAAATTACTACTAGGCTCTTCCTGTTAGTTAAAATGCCAGAATTAACACATACTAACTCACTGTTTTaccaataattttaaaaagtaactgATATAGGTCCCAAGCTACATGCAAAACAGTTTGTTGGAATAAACAGCGTCATAAAATGTTTCTGCTTCTCGTTAAAAATACGGAGAGATGAGAGAAATGAGAGAGAATTAAGAAAGGATGTGAGAAAAAAAGGTTTATAATTAAAGGTAAGAAAATGTAAACTATCTAAATGATTTTTTCCCTATATTAAAATTTCTGAAGCCATTAGAAGTGAAACAACCCCAGGAAAGATATATGTATGTATAGGCAGCTGGAAGATGCAGAATATGAATAATATTATTAAGGTTTGTCTGGAACACAAATCTGCATCCTTCATGGCACAGGAGATGGGAATTGAGGACTCAGCTTTTCAATGGAAAAATCTATCTTCTTTTACTGCAAACTTCTCACTGCAGACTTTTGACTGATAAAGTTAGTGCCAGCAGAAGAACCACACTGCCTGAGCATCTCTTGTTTATTTTTCAAGTGTGCCACGGTGAGAGCACAGCAGCTGGTCCAGGTAAGGCTGTGGGCTGGGTGGGACAGAGGTGGTGGTTCTGCACATACACATCAATTCAAAACCTTTAAGGTTGATCCAAGACCTTGCTGAATCCCTTTTGTGTTCTTTAGCAGCTAAATCTGCTACTTTGACATAAAAACATGTTGGTGATATTTACTGTCACTCCtacaagctttgctttgcagaTCTAAGTTTTAAGTAAATAGATGTTTTGGTAGATGTATGGGAGCTCTTTTTTGTGTAATTTGAGAAGACTAAATACTGGTAACCATAACTGTGTCTTGTAAAGCATGTATGCATAATACAGTTCTTCTAGCAGGAATAAATCATGAGCTGCTTCATTTCAGTATATTCTCTGTGATTAAACTAAAAATGACACCTGGGTGACCAAGGCAGAAGACCTGCACTCAAAACCTCTGACTTGCTGGATGACTGCAGCTGGAGTGGTAGGAGATTTTGAGTTACTACATTATAATCATtattgtcactgtcacattttctgaaaaatcccttcaccaggatttcttctcctgggaagatgagaagcctcagagaaaaaacaatattatctcatttactTCTCCCTGTTttactgctttggaatgtggctggagattgtttaccaacaggtgcatgtttgattggtttcatgtgaattgtttttacttaatgaccaatcagctgtgttggactctgaggagtcagtcacgaggtTTTCATCATATTtcttaagccttctgtctgtatcctttctctttctttagtatagttttagtatagcattcttttaatataatataatatacatacataaaataataaatcatccttctgagaacatggagtcagattcctcatctctcaccttTACCTGGGGATGCCAGCAATCTCAACACATTCTAGCTGCTATGCTGCTATCTACTTTGAATGTTCTTGGAAAGAGGAATTTAATTCAATTATCAGATTCCAGTCCATGCAGGGATTCTTCCAGATCCAGATATTGATGTGGGTGAGTGAGGATGCAGAATAACCCAGAAGTCatatgggttatgatggatttctTGCTCAAAAAAAAGTTATAAATCTCTGCAATACCTACTTTTATATATAAACAGTACTTCTAAGTAACCTCTACTATTTTAATATTGTTGTGTATTATATGTAATAGAACATAAAAATTAAATCTTAACATAAAAATTAAATCTTAAGTGATACACATTACAAATACTAGCTAATGAGAACCATGTTAAACTCCACTACTCTTGGTctcattttaaaagaaagaaggaaaactaGATTTTTTGTTTATGGATTTTTCCTCATATTTCTAGGTAATTGTATACTTTTGAGGAACTTAAACATACCTGAATTTTTATCCAGCTGTGTTTGGCTCATCTTTCAGGCTGTTGTTTCCAGAAGCAGTTGCTTTCAATATACTAGACTTTATTTTGGCAGATACAGTGTTACAGTTTGTTTGAGAAACATGGAGTGGTAATGTGCAAATTACCTCCTGAGTTTTGGCAGAGACAGTGCAGCAGACAATATTGCTCGCAATAGCGTGGGGCTGCTATGTGACCCAGTTATTTTTAGGGGACATGTGGAAGTTTCAGTGCCAGCATTGCCAGGGTAGGTCAGGGAAGGTGATCCTGCCCTCTGCTGAGCCGTGGGGAGGCCACTCTTGGAGTGTTGCAGTTCTTGGCTCCTCAGTGCTGAGGACATGGAgatcctggagcaggtccagcacAGAGCTACCGAGTTCTTTCCAGGGTCTGGAGAATCTCTCACAagagcaggctgagggagctgggcccgtGTAGCCTCCAGGAGcggtggctgggagggacctcagCAATGTGTGTAAATGTCTGAAGGGAGGTGCCCGggcatggagccaggctcttctcagcgGTTCTGAGCAATTCAacaagaggcaacaggcagaaactgatgctcAGGAAGTTCTGCCTGAGCTGAGGGAGAACTTCTCGGTGggtacaggctgcccagagagcgtGTGGAGTCTTCCtgactggagatattccagacctatctggacacaatcctgtgctatGTGCTCCGGGGTGACCCTACTTGAACTGAGAGGCTGGACCAGATGGTTTTTTGGTAAAAACTAACGTTTGATAGTTTTTGTCAGCAGTTTGTCTCTTTCTAGAAATGTACGTGGATGACACGAGCTGCGTTCCTGCCTGCCCTGCGGAGCTGCGAGCGCCGGCAGCCGGAGCGGTGCCCgcggccctcaggccctggggactacagctcccggcgTGCGCCGCGGGGCCGAGCGGGAGCGGCCCGGAGCTGCTCGGGCCGCGGCGATGCCGGTGTGGCTGCGGGAGCACAGCTGGCGCCAGAGCCTCACCGCCGTGTACCTCTCGCTGCCCCTGCGCGGCGCCCGGGCCACCGCCGCCAACATCTTCTGCAGCGAGCAGTACCTGAAGGTGGGAGCCGCTCGCCTCACGGGCCTCCTGCCGCGGGGTGACTCCGGAACCCTGCTCAGCGTGCCGTGCACCATGGCAACCCTTCAAATGCAGAGCCCTTTATCTTTTATCGTCTCTTTATGGCAGAACCCTTTATATTTTATCATCTCCCTCGGTCTGCTGCGGGCTGTTAAACGCCCGTCCTGCAGCAGATCATGGCTTTAGCACTTGCTCATTCCCTACTAGTGCTCTTCCCATTCAACAGGTGCCGCTGCCTTTACTCTCATACGTGGACTGAATTTATACATTTGCCTATACTGTGAATAATCCTAGATTTGAAATCTATTGCAGTGCTAAAGAACCGACTTTTTCAATATTAATGAAATATATAACCTTGTAATGACCCACCCTTAATGGGAAGGAAGCACCTTCTGTGGGCTTCTACAAACCTCCACAGGTGACTTCTATCTTCTGTCAATAGAATCTGTTTCTTGAGGTTTACTGTATGCTTGTGCTCTGCTTTGAATATGTGAGAGTGAATTGAAAATAGTAACTATTAGCACAGATTATGTTTTTGTAGGTAAGCATCCCTCCCTTTTTGTTTGAAGCCGTTTTATATGCGCCTATTGATGACACAAACAGCACAGCAAAGATTGGAAATGGAAACATTTTCTTCACTTTGTATAAAAAAGAACCAGCCATTTGGGATTCCCTAACTCTAGCAAATGGTAAGTTTTCTACTCTGAAAAGTAGATTGTGTCTAAGGAAACCATACTGAGAAACTTCTGCTAGTAGATATCTGCTCAATTCAGCCTTGTTCATTATTAAAAATAGAAAGTATGTGAGAACAAAGAATATCTACTAGTTCTAGTGTGTGTGAAATAAAACAATATTTCTTGTGCAACTTTTTTGTGTTTAAAACATTTTGTGTTTAAGTAAatcttaatttttctcttttagaGATGGGCTTGGTAGACCCTGATTTGTTGAATTGTAATCATGTTGTATTTTGTCAAAGTAgcagaagaaataattttcattAACATGTTATATACCAATAGAACATCAGGCCTCAATGACTAAGatagtttatttttttaagctgACAAGGAGAAACTACAACATCTGAGAGAGAATGCTATTCTAGAAGTCCAAGAAAAGGCAAAAGAGgagacaaaagcaaaaaaaattacaaaacaggaaaacaaaaaatatgCTTTGGAGGCCACAATGAAGGTAGGTTTAGAAGAAGCTCTGCAAGACATTCATGTGAACAGCTACCAACTAATCTGGCAGATGCTTTGTTAAATGTATGTTGAAGAATATTAAAAGTTCCAATTTTTATTGTAGTGGTGGTGaactttattattatttctctGCATTTAAACCTATTTATtaccaaatatgaaaatgttaCTGACAAAGTGCTTACAAGTTGCCACTTTCTGTGAGAAATACTAATGAAAGCTTTTGGTGACAAGCTCAGATTTATGACTGTTCAAAGGAGACTACAGTCCTGTGGCAAAACTGTAGTCTTTTGTGGCCTTTGCAGGTGTTTAGTCCTTTAGCACTGTaaaaaaatactgattttaaAAATTCTCACTTATTATTTGTTGTATTTTATATCAGacttgcttttttcttttgtcttttgtgTGTTTATGTCTTTGTCATTCTGCTTTTTATGTATATTTTAAGATATGTTCTTAAAATTTTTATGTATATAAAAAGTCTGATCCCTTCACTTGTGTTCAAAGGATTTTTTTTGGAGCATGCAATGAAATTTTGAGAGTGCATATGCAATATTGACCAAAAAGAGCTACAGTTAGTGACTTAGTAGCAATATTGTACCTCTTCTAGATATGTAATAATCTCAAAGAGGAGAAATAAGAAACAGTGTGTTCAGATCATCACATATATTTTACATTTCTGTATTTTCCAGAGATCTACATTGGAACATGGCTAGGATTTTCACTGTTTAAAACTTATTTCTGAATGCTTCTGGATTGTACTTTAGGGTTATTAGTAAAGTAGTTTGAAGATGAGACCTCTAAAAGCTGATCAGAAATCTTTACTCTCAGGCATTTTCAAGCATCTTAATTCTGCTAGTATAGTCACATTATTGGTTACACTATGCTTGGGATATGGAACTGAGAAAATAATGGTAACTTAGTCAAGTCAGTATTTTGAGATGTTCTGTATCTCTTAGGTGTCTTTTTGTTCAAATAGCTagaggaagcagaaagaaaaagaattgaagatttaaaagaaaaggaGCGGCAGAAGGTCACTAAAGAGTTGGAGTTATGGAAAAACCAGCAAAAAGATGGTGATAAATACAAGAGCATACAAGCAAAAGAGGAATTACATCAAGAAAAAGAGCcattaaaagagagaaaaaatgaaaaactgaACAAAACTCGGATTCCTAATGAAGGAAGTTCTAAGACAAGACTCAAATCCACAAGAGGTTGTATAATTGAACTGTACTTTGCAATTCTTTAAAGTGTGGGTATAACTTTATTCCCAGATGTTTCTAATTCTTCACTTATCTTTGTCTCCACCATACTGAACCAGTTCTTTTAGCTCACGGTTATTTTAAAATTGTTGTTCTCAGACAATTTATTGAGCTAAAGCACATGAGTTCTTAGCTCTAGCTGAAGTCTTTGGAAATACAAGGGTGAGTTTTGTTCTAAGCTTTAGAAAAGTAAATCAGAGAACCCTTCTGGCAGTGTAATGCAGACTTCCTGGGGTTGGGGTTTCTGTTGCCCAAAGTTACCCAACTACTGGATTTCATGGAATATTCAATCTCATTTGTGCTCTCTGTCCTGTGCCTTGGATCCCTGGAGAGCCAATTCAGGGAGCTAAACCAGCAGAAGACATTTAATTGTTGTTTGCTTGATTTGATAGGTTAGTTTTAGCTCTTATTGTTGCCCTGTCACAGCATCATACAAGCAACAGAGAGAGAGGTGTAAGAGGAGTTAAGGTTCATTTGTGATAGATGCTGTATAATTCCATTTCTTTACTTGCTACATTAGGAAGAAGAAAAACTGTTTGAACCTTCCCTTCAGAAGAGCAGGTCTAAGCTTTTTTCAAGCAATTAGAGGTTTAATTCTAGTGTGCCACATTTCTAAGGCAGGTGTACTTTGGACTTTGGTAGAAAACCAGAAAAATCTCTTACTTCATTTTTCATTTCCAGTGCTCTAACTCTTTTCATAGGTGGTGGTTCCTGTAGTATATTTTCACAGGATTTAAAGGAAGAACAGTTACCAGCTCCCCGAGCTGCTGCTACAATTAAAGTCAACTTTACACCACGAGTTTTTCCCACAGCTCTGCGAGAATCTCGTgttgcagaggaggaggaggtaagGTGGGGAATTAATTATTGTGTATTCAGTCAATACAAAAATGGTGTCTGTGCCAAGGAATGTTACCTGTGCAATATCCTCATCTTCCAAGGAAGGCAGTCTTATTTAAATTAAGAGATAAAAAACCCAATTTTATACAAAAATTCTTTTCACCCTGTTGTGCAGATTAATAAATAACATGTTCCTTTTTTTGGgacggggagaaaaggcagcaatATTAATTTAATTAGTTGAAGTAGAAAATTTGAAGTGTTCTAGCTCTTATATTTAggattctttcagttttgtctcaAAAGAAGCTCACAGCTCTTTTGAGCTCGATTCAATGAACACAAAGTAATTTTGAAAGATCAAAACACACAAGTAAACAAAAAATGTATTAGAGATGTGGTAACCTGACTTCTCCTGGTAATAAAATATTTGGGGAAACTTTGAAGTTTTTCATATTGGGCACTATCAAATATTTTCCTGTGTCTGAAATACGTGGTCAATAGAATTCTTTTGATAGGTATGAGTGAAGAGATGAAAATAAAATCCTTTTTTGGATTTGAATTTTTGCTTCAGAAATAATACTAGCACATTTTTTATTTACAGTGGCTGCATAAACAAGCAGAAGCTCGAAGAATAATAAATTCTGATTTATCTGAGCTGGAAGATTTAaaggaagaggagaagaatccAGATTGGTTAAAGGACAAAGGAAAGTAAGTTACATTCCACGTGAATATGCATTAAAAATGAATTAGTTTTATGGTGTTTG is part of the Melospiza melodia melodia isolate bMelMel2 chromosome 15, bMelMel2.pri, whole genome shotgun sequence genome and harbors:
- the DNAAF4 gene encoding dynein axonemal assembly factor 4, with protein sequence MPVWLREHSWRQSLTAVYLSLPLRGARATAANIFCSEQYLKVSIPPFLFEAVLYAPIDDTNSTAKIGNGNIFFTLYKKEPAIWDSLTLANADKEKLQHLRENAILEVQEKAKEETKAKKITKQENKKYALEATMKLEEAERKRIEDLKEKERQKVTKELELWKNQQKDGDKYKSIQAKEELHQEKEPLKERKNEKLNKTRIPNEGSSKTRLKSTRGGGSCSIFSQDLKEEQLPAPRAAATIKVNFTPRVFPTALRESRVAEEEEWLHKQAEARRIINSDLSELEDLKEEEKNPDWLKDKGNKMFAMGDYLGAVNAYNLAVRLNNKLPLLYLNRAACHLKLRNLHKAIEDSSKALELLTPPVPDNENARVKAHVRRGTAFCQLELYTEGLQDYEAALKIDPKNKIIEKDAEKIRQLIQGTMQSS